One Spirosoma agri DNA window includes the following coding sequences:
- a CDS encoding methyltransferase RsmF C-terminal domain-like protein, whose protein sequence is MNIHGLSPAGLPPAFREQMQAQLGADFTAFESALTQETPVSIRINPRKPQYNTADLERVPWCSEGFYLPERPSFTLDPLFQAGAYYVQEASSMLLKEALTQTTNLNRPLRVLDLCAAPGGKSTLLASSLHPDSLLMCNEVIRSRVSVLRENMDKWGYPNVVISHHDPEDMGNLAGFFDVVVVDAPCSGEGLFRKDPDAMQEWSEANVQLCSARQKRILSAAAPLLDEGGVLIYSTCTYNDDENTANVRYLTEHGFRNRLLILPSEWNVVEKEVDGAVGYQCFPHRVRGEGFFISVFKKTAFTATVKLDARTFRSIRALRPRETTSALKWLQNPADFSLWEKPNGDVMALPKALEKQFLLLDSAIHNKGFGLEMGQFKGTDFIPSHALALSAAINQSLPTKPLSKEEALRYFKKENLVFDEPIKGWQLAQYEGANLGWVKGVGNRVNNYLPKDWRIRMDIKEYI, encoded by the coding sequence ATGAATATACATGGATTGTCTCCGGCTGGACTGCCCCCGGCGTTTCGTGAACAGATGCAGGCGCAACTAGGCGCAGACTTTACTGCTTTCGAGTCGGCGCTCACGCAGGAAACGCCTGTCAGTATCCGGATAAATCCGCGAAAACCACAGTACAATACGGCTGATCTGGAGCGTGTTCCCTGGTGTTCAGAAGGCTTTTATCTGCCGGAGCGGCCAAGTTTTACCCTCGACCCACTCTTTCAGGCGGGCGCTTACTACGTTCAGGAAGCGTCGTCGATGCTATTAAAAGAAGCGTTAACGCAAACCACGAATCTGAACCGACCACTACGAGTATTGGATCTTTGCGCAGCTCCCGGCGGAAAAAGTACCTTGCTGGCTTCCTCACTGCATCCCGATAGTCTGTTGATGTGTAACGAAGTCATTCGAAGCCGGGTGTCGGTCTTACGCGAGAATATGGATAAGTGGGGCTATCCGAATGTCGTCATCAGCCATCACGATCCCGAAGATATGGGCAATCTGGCGGGTTTTTTTGATGTGGTCGTTGTCGATGCGCCGTGTTCGGGCGAAGGTCTATTCCGCAAAGATCCCGATGCCATGCAGGAATGGTCGGAAGCGAACGTGCAGCTTTGTTCGGCCCGGCAGAAACGTATTTTATCGGCGGCAGCCCCTTTGCTCGATGAAGGGGGTGTTTTAATTTACAGCACCTGTACGTACAACGATGACGAAAATACGGCCAATGTTCGCTATCTGACGGAACACGGATTTCGTAATCGTCTGCTTATACTGCCATCGGAATGGAATGTAGTCGAGAAAGAAGTTGACGGTGCGGTAGGATACCAGTGTTTTCCGCATCGGGTGCGGGGCGAAGGATTCTTTATCAGCGTATTCAAGAAGACAGCATTCACGGCCACGGTAAAACTGGATGCCCGTACATTCCGCAGCATTCGTGCGCTACGGCCCCGCGAAACAACATCGGCCCTGAAATGGCTACAAAACCCGGCTGATTTTTCGTTGTGGGAAAAACCCAATGGCGACGTCATGGCCTTACCGAAGGCGCTGGAAAAGCAATTCTTATTGCTGGACAGCGCAATTCACAACAAAGGGTTCGGCCTGGAGATGGGTCAGTTCAAAGGGACCGATTTTATTCCATCGCACGCGCTGGCATTAAGTGCCGCCATCAACCAGAGTCTGCCGACCAAACCATTGAGTAAGGAAGAGGCATTGCGTTACTTTAAGAAAGAAAATCTGGTTTTCGATGAGCCCATTAAAGGCTGGCAACTAGCGCAATACGAAGGCGCAAACCTGGGCTGGGTGAAAGGCGTTGGCAATCGGGTCAACAACTATCTGCCCAAAGACTGGCGCATACGGATGGATATCAAAGAATACATATGA
- a CDS encoding alpha/beta hydrolase yields MKRIFAITGLLLAVIVVGYTLGPSAHYDAIKDEPITLDPDLVRLEKSIADSESKANLRPDNEARIVWADSLHKVKTPYSIVYIPGFGATWAEGDPIHKQLAQHFGCNLYLARTYGHGVDSPDALKDLTPGKYAGSAERALAIGKELGEKVIVMGTSAGGMLSLYLAAHHPEIHSLILYSPCIAVANPALTLVTKPWGKQILHQVFGGDYVVSSYKQPGRSRYWLPQYHTNGLITLQTMLEEYMTPEQFQKVKQPVFLGYYYKDDAHQDKVVSVAAMLTMFDELGTPVDKKEKVAFPDAGEHVIASHFTSGDLKGVYQATEKFMSDVLKLPAAPLSTPAVAFRSNGGATKK; encoded by the coding sequence ATGAAGCGGATTTTCGCCATTACCGGCCTATTACTGGCCGTTATCGTTGTGGGCTACACCCTGGGGCCATCGGCGCACTATGATGCCATAAAAGATGAACCGATTACGCTCGATCCGGATTTAGTGCGGTTAGAAAAAAGTATTGCCGATTCGGAGAGCAAGGCCAACCTGCGTCCTGATAACGAAGCGCGCATCGTGTGGGCCGATAGTCTGCATAAGGTTAAGACGCCCTACAGTATCGTATATATTCCCGGCTTTGGGGCAACCTGGGCCGAGGGCGATCCGATTCATAAGCAACTGGCACAGCATTTCGGCTGTAATCTCTATCTGGCCCGTACGTATGGTCACGGAGTAGATTCACCCGATGCGCTCAAGGATCTGACACCCGGAAAATATGCCGGATCAGCGGAACGGGCGCTGGCCATTGGGAAGGAACTGGGCGAAAAGGTGATTGTCATGGGAACCTCGGCGGGTGGTATGCTTTCGCTTTATCTGGCTGCCCATCATCCCGAAATTCATAGCCTGATTCTCTACTCGCCCTGTATCGCCGTGGCAAATCCGGCCTTAACGCTGGTGACCAAACCCTGGGGCAAACAGATCTTGCATCAGGTATTTGGGGGCGATTATGTCGTTAGTTCATACAAGCAACCCGGACGCAGTCGGTACTGGCTACCACAATACCATACCAATGGGCTGATTACGCTTCAAACGATGCTGGAGGAATACATGACACCGGAGCAGTTTCAGAAAGTGAAGCAGCCCGTGTTCCTTGGCTATTACTACAAGGATGACGCCCATCAGGATAAAGTCGTTTCTGTTGCGGCTATGCTTACCATGTTTGACGAACTGGGTACCCCCGTTGACAAGAAAGAAAAGGTGGCTTTCCCCGACGCGGGTGAACACGTTATTGCGTCTCATTTTACCTCGGGCGATTTGAAAGGCGTTTATCAAGCCACCGAAAAATTTATGAGCGATGTCCTGAAATTACCGGCGGCCCCCTTGTCAACGCCTGCTGTTGCATTTCGTTCAAACGGTGGTGCGACCAAAAAATAA